A single region of the Eleginops maclovinus isolate JMC-PN-2008 ecotype Puerto Natales chromosome 4, JC_Emac_rtc_rv5, whole genome shotgun sequence genome encodes:
- the tmem208 gene encoding transmembrane protein 208 — protein sequence MAPKGKVGTKGKKQIYEENEETLRFYNRVILGANAIYAAVNLVAFSSSFGTWLLLGFALAVYLGSYRSMYSMARPTFSEDGGLLDGGIDLNMEQGMAEHLKDVILLTAIVQVLSTLSSYFWYLWLLAPARAAHLLWVNFLGPWFMAENPSAPEEVNEKKQRRQERRQMKRF from the exons ATGGCG CCTAAAGGGAAAGTCGGCACAAAGGGGAAGAAGCAGATCTATGAAGAGAACGAGGAGACACTGAGGTTCTACAATAGAGTCATCCTAGGAGCTAAC GCAATATATGCTGCAGTAAATCTTGTggctttctcctcttcttttggGACATGG CTGCTGCTTGGGTTCGCACTAGCAGTGTATTTGGGGAGTTACCGCTCAATGTACTCCATGGCCAGACCTACGTTTAGTGAGGATGGAGGTCTCCTGGACGGGGGGATCGACTTAAACATGGAGCAGGGGATGGCAGA aCACCTGAAGGACGTCATCCTGCTCACAGCCATAGTACAGGTGCTCAGTACGCTCTCCTCGTACTTCTGGTATCTCTGGCTGCTG GCCCCAGCCCGAGCCGCCCACCTGCTCTGGGTGAACTTTTTGGGCCCCTGGTTTATGGCAGAGAACCCGTCGGCACCAGAGGAAGTGAACGAGAAGAAGCAGAGAAGACAAGAGCGCAGACAGATGAAGCGATTCTGA